In the genome of Amphiura filiformis chromosome 4, Afil_fr2py, whole genome shotgun sequence, one region contains:
- the LOC140150015 gene encoding uncharacterized protein, with amino-acid sequence MATKLTRRLEFLERKSARFRNHLHFTLHCKHQGTPNSLKLKSSVKGITAERILERAQHQLDKNVQNNNKQRSIVGVTEQDSKNVTDRWVVNKCDKVLTSAESSVLKKGLNFAVSPTQIPVVEFITGIETATKAIGHNTDEAARLRLDCIDILDHAKVPESNITKEERSALRDLKSDRNITILPADKGRSTVVLNTATYKEKASELLSDGNTYENIKKEPTTKYKTQLVDQLKALKEEEAIDFKCYKQLYPTTAVVPKFYGLPKVHKPACPLRPIVASRGSITYNTAKYIANILSPLVGKSSTHLKNSEELVNKLSQFKLSPSECLVSYDVTALFTSVPVEERLVIVKDLLTADDTLDSRTDLNPQQVTDLLSTCLKTTYFIYDGKYYIQREGAAMGSPTFLTANSTPERFSQMEMLPKIIGFVT; translated from the exons ATGGCAACAAAACTAACGAGACGTTTGGAATTTCTTGAGAGAAAATCGGCGAGGTTCCGTAATCATCTACACTTTACACTCCATTGTAAACATCAAGGAACCCCgaacagtctaaaattgaaatcTTCTGTCAAAGGAATTACGGCGGAAAGGATTTTGGAACGAGCTCAACATCAATTA gataaaaatgttcaaaacaacaacaaacaacggTCCATCGTCGGTGTTACGGAGCAGGACAGTAAGAATGTGACAGATAGATGGGTTGTGAACAAGTGTGACAAAGTTTTGACCAGTGCTGAGTCGTCAGTTCTGAAAAAGGGACTGAATTTCGCTGTTAGTCCGACGCAGATCCCGGTTGTCGAATTCATCACCGGTATCGAGACTGCCACGAAAGCTATTGGACACAATACGGATGAAGCTGCTCGCCTCAGGTTGGATTGTATTGACATTTTAGATCACGCGAAAGTACCTGAAAGTAACATCACGAAGGAGGAGAGATCCGCGCTACGGGACCTGAAATCGGATAGGAATATAACCATCCTTCCTGCCGATAAAGGCAGATCTACGGTTGTGCTCAATACTGCTACGTATAAAGAAAAAGCAAGTGAACTTTTAAGCGATGGGAACACTTATGAGAACATAAAAAAGGAACCCACTACTAAATATAAGACTCAATTAGTGGATCAACTGAAAGCTCTTAAAGAAGAGGAGGCTATTGACTTTAAATGTTACAAACAGCTGTATCCCACTACTGCAGTGGTGCCCAAGTTCTACGGCCTCCCGAAGGTGCATAAGCCAGCCTGCCCTCTGAGACCGATCGTTGCAAGTAGAGGGTCTATCACCTACAACACTGCCAAATACATAGCCAACATCTTGTCTCCGCTTGTCGGCAAGTCCAGTACTCATTTAAAGAACAGTGAAGAACTTGTTAACAAACTGTCTCAGTTCAAACTTAGTCCTAGCGAATGTCTTGTGTCATACGACGTAACAGCCTTATTCACCAGTGTGCCAGTGGAAGAAAGGTTGGTTATCGTGAAAGATCTGCTCACAGCTGATGACACTTTGGATTCCAGGACTGACCTCAACCCACAACAAGTCACTGACTTACTTAGCACTTGCCTCAAGACCACGTATTTTATCTACGACGGCAAGTACTACATTCAACGGGAGGGAGCCGCGATGGGTTCACCG ACATTTCTGACGGCCAATAGCACTCCTGAGAGATTTTCTCAGATGGAAATGCTTCCTAAGATTATCGGTTTTGTCACATGA
- the LOC140150016 gene encoding craniofacial development protein 2-like, translated as MSLHLSTRVKAPAMKSGPSKSPLDYANINDGLISKPVDTIPGRTKPDADKDGQGKFVQRKKPFTISTFNIRTLNSLAKKEELAHEAAHYGIDIICLQEHRICHNDSLLQEDLNGYRLVTSSAWKNQRNAATGGVGFLISPRAINSCMSIISHNERIMEISLLGNPTSTVLCCYSPHNEQPEEAVISFYQELSSTVNAIPAHNLLIIGGDFNAQLGPLDALFTPAKETNRNGNHMKDFLQEHNLIATNTRFQNRINRLWTHRRPNGQLVQLDFVLVRKKWINSIKNSRAYSSFEGVNSDHRIVSCKCQISYRKCRTSMKDPMKRIDWKKVTRDTILGEQFVVAVYNRFSSLHDELQEPNISTTYDTLVAANEEVALEMLPKKSKQSYNIAASDKVTEAPLIDFKWAAEFIQYG; from the exons ATGAGTTTACATTTAagcaccagggttaaagcccctGCTATGAAGTCTGGACCATCTAAGTCACCGTTAGACTATGCTAACATCAATGACGGTTTGATCTCAAAGCCAGTTGATACCATCCCTGGACGGACCAAACCTGATGCAGATAAGGATGGTCAAGGCAAATTTGTACAAAGGAAAAAACCATTTACCATCAGCACTTTCAACATCAGAACTCTCAACTCACTAGCCAAAAAAGAAGAACTTGCTCATGAAGCCGCACATTATGGCATTGACATCATATGTCTGCAGGAACACCGGATTTGTCACAATGACTCCCTCTTGCAGGAAGATCTGAATGGATACAGATTAGTCACCTCTTCAGCATGGAAGAACCAAAGGAATGCTGCCACTGGTGGAGTAGGCTTCTTAATCTCACCAAGAGCCATCAATTCCTGCATGTCCATTATTAGTCATAATGAACGGATTATGGAAATTTCTCTGCTGGGCAATCCAACATCCACAGTTCTCTGCTGCTATAGTCCACATAACGAACAACCTGAAGAAGCTGTTATCTCCTTCTACCAAGAACTCTCTTCTACAGTTAATGCCATCCCAGCTCATAACTTACTTATAATTGGAGGAGACTTTAATGCTCAGCTTGGGCCATTGGATGCTCTCTTCACACCTGCTAAAGAAACCAATAGAAATGGCAACCACATGAAAGACTTCCTGCAGGAACATAACCTCATAGCCACAAACACAAGGTTTCAAAACCGCATCAACAGATTATGGACACATAGGCGTCCTAATGGCCAACTAGTTCAACTAGACTTTGTCCTGGTAAGAAAGAAGTGGATCAACTCAATCAAGAATTCACGTGCATACAGCTCCTTCGAGGGTGTGAACTCGGACCATAGGATTGtttcatgcaaatgtcaaatcagcTACCGGAAATGCAGAACTTCCATGAAAGACCCAATGAAACGTATTGACTGGAAGAAGGTTACCAGAGACACCATCCTGGGTGAGCAGTTTGTGGTAGCAGTCTATAACCGCTTCAGTTCTCTACACGATGAGCTACAAGAACCCAATATTAGCACCACTTATGATACCTTAGTTGCGGCTAATGAGGAAGTTGCACTGGAGATGCTCCCTAAAAAATCAAAGCAGTCCTACAACATTGCTGCATCAGACAAAGTCACTGAG GCACCACTTATCGATTTTAAATGGGCTGCGGAGTTCATACAGTACGGTTAA